In Zea mays cultivar B73 chromosome 7, Zm-B73-REFERENCE-NAM-5.0, whole genome shotgun sequence, the following proteins share a genomic window:
- the LOC103633501 gene encoding SAC3 family protein B isoform X5: protein MLVTRFTGSMQNQSSDHNISKRSRSPTLSYEDADGTKAHVNTGGNSRRLVDYSDTINDENVEASKRMRSPASEFTRMVKSPPSDTRGNIRSSSVDFGSNNSVQNLHAYADVQKSDASFSKFRNQIQSRIGGACSPSQQMSHLSDSNELNTLAISPPKPSTLSATRRTGISSLDATADDHLTPSTELEREEQAKAKRLARFHVELSRPVENTNDFVKTVKSSADKSKQATSVGRTPLRTNDDTDDNTLVDMDSTALAAIVGLCPDMCPEPERAERERKGDLDRYERLDGDRNLTTELLAVKKYNRTAERDADLIRPLPILQKTMEYLLSLLDHTYDDSFLGLYNFLWDRMRAIRMDLRMQHFFNQEAISMLEQMIRLHIIAMHELCEYNKGEGFSEGFDAHLNIEQMNKTSVELFQMYDDHRREGVLFSTEKEFRGYYALLKLDKHPGYKVEPAELSLDLAKMSREIRGSPEILFAREVARACRMGNFISFFRLARKATYLQACLMHAHFAKLRRQALASLHSGLQNGQGIPISQVVVWLAMEGEDVENLLEYHGFGLRQYEELYLVKEGPFLNSESDFPSGCSQLVHSKKSQRVVDDVSSGPDCAPTSKEKTVFPYTGQPVAGKRDLFLPQNAPAIPPDGRMDLDPSFPGPISITPDRQISPLFSDPFSPRAASKLFSSTHPKPLSPTEGRKDRFSSVLTAVSPRTGKRDILSKTPKVASPKAEAKTKLVNDLIAEDQDSGVAEIPQKVEMQTDILWSQANTQNANALAEPIISHPLADSMSLNYSSMYGAEDDFRAHVSGIGADMDEGTPPDHECLVIGAGLPISSPLSYHEEYEDHSISNSTNDDWLPIVMPAKKLISDENLKAILRKWRQHAADKRLLREQKNALAVAALCSLSLGPPVHKSTTVSKLAVEELDIGHAFKERQARKQRSWSRLNVSELSGPILNENNPDARCLCWKLLVLVPPGMESQTNSFVSKWLLRKLMGYGIGDIGLVVSSAGLSIWTEWISFPNACCLSVVRASDQQVIDNDIANSTSCIVFVVSESISWEMQKERFNSLLACIPDESNLPLLIFSGDTYNEGYEYASKYIINRLGLNGLNRGKIGSSLVIFLVENYTEDHANGFFDDDKLREGLKWLVSSLPVQPDVTLVKTHELLLEYLNPQLELLNTHVAPGAGPGDCISVFNNAVNQLAEEILAAANANCSQWPAPEIDLLERTSNERIYAEMFLPSIGWSSPSRIQPLLAAINSCKIPEFSYDLSWLNHGSHMGKQIQDQKKLLEECLARYLTESARLLDESQVVTEVNVMVQNCVGLELQDSSYYLAPRWVAIFRRIYNWRLAKLSTGKLSEAYVLTQHLYQAPAAAGSNGTTQGLTANTASSDAVDHIMMPAVSTGITLDEIIEISCDLNVVDAQPVTLPPRLPVHVHEEPQALADTNGVLGVDEMYIPRRVELGEVMPISDDKLSRLRVELGEAMPIKTDDKLSRLLEQCTKLQDRIDETLSIYF from the exons ATGTTGGTCAC TAGATTCACGGGTTCAATGCAGAATCAATCATCAGATCATAACATTTCAAAAAGGTCAAGGTCACCTACTTTGTCCTACGAGGATGCTGATGGCACGAAAGCTCATGTTAATACTGGTGGAAATTCTAGAAG ACTGGTTGACTATTCGGATACCATCAATGATGAAAATGTTGAAGCCTCAAAAAGGATGCGATCACCTGCATCAGAGTTCACACGCATGGTCAAGTCACCACCATCAGATACCAGAGGCAATATCAGGTCATCATCTGTAGATTTTGGCAGCAACAACTCAGTCCAGAATCTTCATGCATATGCTGATGTCCAGAA GTCTGATGCATCCTTTTCCAAGTTCAGAAATCAAATACAATCACGCATTGGTGGTGCATGTTCACCATCACAACAGATGTCTCATCTTTCAGACTCCAATGAACTAAACACGTTAGCTATTTCTCCACCAAAGCCTTCTACCCTTAGCGCTACCAGAAGAACAGGGATCTCTTCTTTGGATGCTACTGCTGATGATCATTTGACCCCTTCAACTGAACTTGAGAG GGAGGAACAAGCAAAAGCCAAGCGTCTGGCTCGTTTCCATGTTGAATTAAGCAGGCCAGTAGAAAATACTAATGATTTTGTGAAAACAGTTAAAAGCTCTGCAGATAAGTCCAAACAAGCCACATCAGTGGGAAGAACTCCTTTGAGAACAAATGATGACACCGATGACAATACTTTGGTTGACATGGATTCCACAGCTTTGGCTGCAATTGTTGGGCTTTGCCCTGATATGTGCCCAG AACCTGAGAGGGCAGAGCGTGAGAGAAAAGGAGATCTTGATAGGTATGAAAGATTGGACGGAGACAGAAACCTAACTACTGAGCTTCTCGCTGTTAAAAAG TATAATAGGACTGCTGAGAGAGATGCAGACTTGATAAGGCCTCTGCCAATTTTACAGAAGACAATGGAGTATCTTCTTAGTTTGCTggatcacacatatgatgacagtTTCTTGGGCTTATACAACTTCTTGTGGGATAGGATGCGAGCAATAAGAATGGATCTTAGAATGCAACATTTCTTCAATCAAGAGGCTATTTCTATGCTTGAGCAAATG ATAAGGCTCCACATAATTGCGATGCATGAATTATGTGAATACAACAAAGGAGAAGGTTTTTCCGAGGGTTTTGATGCACACCTCAACATTGAGCAGATGAATAAAACATCAGTTGAGCTATTTCAAATGTATGATGACCATAGGAGAGAAGGTGTTCTCTTCTCAACAGAAAAGGAGTTTCGGGGTTATTATGCACTGCTCAAGTTAGACAAACATCCTGGTTACAAG GTTGAACCTGCTGAGTTATCTCTGGATCTTGCTAAGATGTCTCGTGAAATTAGAGGCAGTCCAGAGATCTTGTTTGCAAGAGAAGTTGCAAG AGCATGCAGAATGGGGAACTTTATTTCCTTCTTCCGTCTTGCAAGGAAAGCTACATATTTGCAGGCCTGTTTGATGCATGCTCATTTTGCAAAG CTAAGGAGGCAAGCACTCGCTTCCTTGCACAGTGGTCTTCAGAATGGCCAAGGCATCCCTATTTCGCAGGTTGTGGTGTGGCTTGCTATGGAG GGCGAGGATGTTGAAAATCTATTAGAATACCATGGTTTTGGGTTGAGGCAGTATGAAGAACTGTACTTAGTCAAAGAAGGACCTTTTCTTAACAGTGAAAGTGATTTCCCATCTGGCTGTTCACAGCTTGTGCATTCTAAAAAATCGCAGAGGGTCGTTGATGATGTTTCTTCTGGGCCAGATTGTGCTCCAACTAGCAAAGAAAAGACTGTCTTTCCATATACTGGTCAACCAGTTGCTGGCAAAAGAGATCTATTTCTACCacagaatgctcctgcgattcctcCTGATGGCAGAATGGATTTGGATCCATCATTTCCTGGGCCTATTTCAATCACTCCTGACAGACAGATTAGCCCATTGTTTTCAGATCCTTTCTCTCCAAGAGCTGCCAGTAAACTATTCAGTTCAACACATCCAAAGCCTCTCTCCCCAACTGAAGGTAGAAAAGACAGGTTTTCATCTGTCCTTACTGCTGTTTCTCCACGTACTGGCAAGAGGGACATACTGTCAAAAACACCAAAAGTAGCTTCACCAAAAGCTGAAGCCAAGACAAAATTGGTTAATGACCTTATAGCTGAAGACCAGGATAGTGGTGTTGCTGAGATCCCTcagaaggtagagatgcaaacagaCATACTGTGGTCACAAGCTAACACGCAAAACGCCAATGCTCTGGCAGAACCAATTATTTCACATCCTCTTGCAGATAGCATGTCTTTAAATTACTCCAGTATGTATGGAGCGGAAGATGACTTCAGGGCACATGTTTCTGGCATCGGTGCAGATATGGATGAGGGAACTCCACCAGATCATGAATGTCTGGTTATTGGAGCTGGATTGCCTATTAGCTCCCCTTTGTCCTATCATGAGGAATATGAGGACCATAGTATTAGTAACAGCACAAATGATGATTGGTTACCAATTGTTATGCCCGCAAAGAAACTAATTTCTGATGAAAACCTGAAAGCAATATTGAG GAAATGGAGGCAGCATGCTGCTGACAAGCGATTACTTAGGGAGCAGAAGAATGCTCTTGCTGTTGCAGCATTGTGTTCTCTATCACTCGGCCCACCAGTTCATAAAAGTACAACG GTGTCTAAGCTAGCAGTCGAAGAACTAGATATTGGCCACGCCTTTAAAGAAAGACAAGCAAGAAAGCAAAGGTCCTGGTCACGGCTAAATGTTTCGGAGTTGTCTGGTCCCATTCTAAATGAAAATAACCCTGATGCTAGATGCCTCTGCTGGAAGTTGCTTGTACTTGTTCCACCGGGTATGGAATCCCAGACCAACAGTTTTGTCTCAAAATGGTTACTTAGAAAGCTCATGGGTTATGGAATCGGAGATATTGGATTGGTTGTTTCTTCAGCAGGCCTATCAATTTGGACAGAGTGGATCAGTTTTCCAAATGCATGTTGTTTGTCTGTTGTTAGGGCCAGCGATCAACAAGTTATTGATAATGATATTGCTAACAGTACAAGCTGTATAGTATTTGTAGTGTCTGAAAGCATTTCATGGGAAATGCAGAAGGAACGGTTTAACAGTCTTTTAGCCTGCATACCAGATGAATCCAATCTtcctcttctgattttcagtggcGATACATATAACGAAGGATATGAGTATGCGTCAAAGTACATCATCAACAGGCTTGGCCTCAATGGTCTTAACAGAGGAAAGATCGGTTCGTCTTTGGTTATTTTTCTTGTTGAAAACTACACAGAAGACCATGCCAATGGTTTCTTTGATGATGACAAACTGCGTGAGGGCCTGAAGTGGCTGGTAAGTAGTTTGCCAGTGCAGCCTGATGTCACTCTTGTGAAGACCCATGAATTGCTTCTGGAATACTTGAATCCACAACTTGAGCTGCTTAACACCCATGTTGCACCTGGAGCTGGTCCTGGCGATTGCATTTCAGTATTCAACAATGCTGTCAATCAACTTGCAGAAGAGATTTTGGCTGCAGCAAACGCAAACTGTAGCCAATGGCCAGCTCCCGAGATTGATCTTCTGGAGAGAACAAGCAATGAGAGGATATATGCAGAAATGTTCTTGCCTAGCATTGGATGGTCTTCGCCATCAAGGATCCAGCCACTGCTTGCAGCCATTAATAGCTGCAAGATTCCAGAGTTCAGTTACGATCTATCTTGGCTAAACCATGGTTCTCACATGGGCAAGCAGATCCAGGATCAGAAGAAGTTACTTGAGGAGTGCTTGGCGAGATACTTGACCGAATCAGCCCGGCTCTTAGATGAAAGCCAGGTGGTCACCGAAGTGAATGTTATGGTGCAGAATTGTGTTGGCCTTGAACTCCAGGATTCGTCTTACTATCTCGCTCCCAGATGGGTGGCGATCTTCCGTCGTATTTACAACTGGAGGCTAGCAAAGCTCTCTACCGGAAAGTTGTCAGAAGCTTATGTTCTGACTCAGCACCTGTATCAGGCTCCTGCAGCAGCTGGCTCAAATGGTACCACACAAGGGCTTACTGCTAACACCGCCAGCAGTGATGCTGTGGATCACATCATGATGCCTGCTGTTTCAACCGGCATCACACTAGACGAAATCATCGAGATCAGTTGTGACCTCAATGTTGTTGATGCGCAGCCCGTAACTCTGCCACCACGACTGCCTGTGCATGTTCATGAAGAACCTCAGGCACTTGCTGATACCAACGGCGTGCTTGGAGTTGATGAAATGTACATACCAAGAAGAGTAGAGTTGGGGGAGGTGATGCCCATCTCGGACGACAAGCTTTCCCGGCTAAGAGTAGAGTTGGGGGAGGCGATGCCCATCAAGACGGACGACAAGCTTTCACGGCTACTGGAGCAGTGCACCAAGCTGCAGGACAGGATCGATGAGACACTTTCCATATACTTTTGA
- the LOC103633501 gene encoding SAC3 family protein B isoform X6: MRSPASEFTRMVKSPPSDTRGNIRSSSVDFGSNNSVQNLHAYADVQKSDASFSKFRNQIQSRIGGACSPSQQMSHLSDSNELNTLAISPPKPSTLSATRRTGISSLDATADDHLTPSTELEREEQAKAKRLARFHVELSRPVENTNDFVKTVKSSADKSKQATSVGRTPLRTNDDTDDNTLVDMDSTALAAIVGLCPDMCPEPERAERERKGDLDRYERLDGDRNLTTELLAVKKYNRTAERDADLIRPLPILQKTMEYLLSLLDHTYDDSFLGLYNFLWDRMRAIRMDLRMQHFFNQEAISMLEQMIRLHIIAMHELCEYNKGEGFSEGFDAHLNIEQMNKTSVELFQMYDDHRREGVLFSTEKEFRGYYALLKLDKHPGYKVEPAELSLDLAKMSREIRGSPEILFAREVARACRMGNFISFFRLARKATYLQACLMHAHFAKLRRQALASLHSGLQNGQGIPISQVVVWLAMEGEDVENLLEYHGFGLRQYEELYLVKEGPFLNSESDFPSGCSQLVHSKKSQRVVDDVSSGPDCAPTSKEKTVFPYTGQPVAGKRDLFLPQNAPAIPPDGRMDLDPSFPGPISITPDRQISPLFSDPFSPRAASKLFSSTHPKPLSPTEGRKDRFSSVLTAVSPRTGKRDILSKTPKVASPKAEAKTKLVNDLIAEDQDSGVAEIPQKVEMQTDILWSQANTQNANALAEPIISHPLADSMSLNYSSMYGAEDDFRAHVSGIGADMDEGTPPDHECLVIGAGLPISSPLSYHEEYEDHSISNSTNDDWLPIVMPAKKLISDENLKAILRKWRQHAADKRLLREQKNALAVAALCSLSLGPPVHKSTTVSKLAVEELDIGHAFKERQARKQRSWSRLNVSELSGPILNENNPDARCLCWKLLVLVPPGMESQTNSFVSKWLLRKLMGYGIGDIGLVVSSAGLSIWTEWISFPNACCLSVVRASDQQVIDNDIANSTSCIVFVVSESISWEMQKERFNSLLACIPDESNLPLLIFSGDTYNEGYEYASKYIINRLGLNGLNRGKIGSSLVIFLVENYTEDHANGFFDDDKLREGLKWLVSSLPVQPDVTLVKTHELLLEYLNPQLELLNTHVAPGAGPGDCISVFNNAVNQLAEEILAAANANCSQWPAPEIDLLERTSNERIYAEMFLPSIGWSSPSRIQPLLAAINSCKIPEFSYDLSWLNHGSHMGKQIQDQKKLLEECLARYLTESARLLDESQVVTEVNVMVQNCVGLELQDSSYYLAPRWVAIFRRIYNWRLAKLSTGKLSEAYVLTQHLYQAPAAAGSNGTTQGLTANTASSDAVDHIMMPAVSTGITLDEIIEISCDLNVVDAQPVTLPPRLPVHVHEEPQALADTNGVLGVDEMYIPRRVELGEVMPISDDKLSRLRVELGEAMPIKTDDKLSRLLEQCTKLQDRIDETLSIYF; this comes from the exons ATGCGATCACCTGCATCAGAGTTCACACGCATGGTCAAGTCACCACCATCAGATACCAGAGGCAATATCAGGTCATCATCTGTAGATTTTGGCAGCAACAACTCAGTCCAGAATCTTCATGCATATGCTGATGTCCAGAA GTCTGATGCATCCTTTTCCAAGTTCAGAAATCAAATACAATCACGCATTGGTGGTGCATGTTCACCATCACAACAGATGTCTCATCTTTCAGACTCCAATGAACTAAACACGTTAGCTATTTCTCCACCAAAGCCTTCTACCCTTAGCGCTACCAGAAGAACAGGGATCTCTTCTTTGGATGCTACTGCTGATGATCATTTGACCCCTTCAACTGAACTTGAGAG GGAGGAACAAGCAAAAGCCAAGCGTCTGGCTCGTTTCCATGTTGAATTAAGCAGGCCAGTAGAAAATACTAATGATTTTGTGAAAACAGTTAAAAGCTCTGCAGATAAGTCCAAACAAGCCACATCAGTGGGAAGAACTCCTTTGAGAACAAATGATGACACCGATGACAATACTTTGGTTGACATGGATTCCACAGCTTTGGCTGCAATTGTTGGGCTTTGCCCTGATATGTGCCCAG AACCTGAGAGGGCAGAGCGTGAGAGAAAAGGAGATCTTGATAGGTATGAAAGATTGGACGGAGACAGAAACCTAACTACTGAGCTTCTCGCTGTTAAAAAG TATAATAGGACTGCTGAGAGAGATGCAGACTTGATAAGGCCTCTGCCAATTTTACAGAAGACAATGGAGTATCTTCTTAGTTTGCTggatcacacatatgatgacagtTTCTTGGGCTTATACAACTTCTTGTGGGATAGGATGCGAGCAATAAGAATGGATCTTAGAATGCAACATTTCTTCAATCAAGAGGCTATTTCTATGCTTGAGCAAATG ATAAGGCTCCACATAATTGCGATGCATGAATTATGTGAATACAACAAAGGAGAAGGTTTTTCCGAGGGTTTTGATGCACACCTCAACATTGAGCAGATGAATAAAACATCAGTTGAGCTATTTCAAATGTATGATGACCATAGGAGAGAAGGTGTTCTCTTCTCAACAGAAAAGGAGTTTCGGGGTTATTATGCACTGCTCAAGTTAGACAAACATCCTGGTTACAAG GTTGAACCTGCTGAGTTATCTCTGGATCTTGCTAAGATGTCTCGTGAAATTAGAGGCAGTCCAGAGATCTTGTTTGCAAGAGAAGTTGCAAG AGCATGCAGAATGGGGAACTTTATTTCCTTCTTCCGTCTTGCAAGGAAAGCTACATATTTGCAGGCCTGTTTGATGCATGCTCATTTTGCAAAG CTAAGGAGGCAAGCACTCGCTTCCTTGCACAGTGGTCTTCAGAATGGCCAAGGCATCCCTATTTCGCAGGTTGTGGTGTGGCTTGCTATGGAG GGCGAGGATGTTGAAAATCTATTAGAATACCATGGTTTTGGGTTGAGGCAGTATGAAGAACTGTACTTAGTCAAAGAAGGACCTTTTCTTAACAGTGAAAGTGATTTCCCATCTGGCTGTTCACAGCTTGTGCATTCTAAAAAATCGCAGAGGGTCGTTGATGATGTTTCTTCTGGGCCAGATTGTGCTCCAACTAGCAAAGAAAAGACTGTCTTTCCATATACTGGTCAACCAGTTGCTGGCAAAAGAGATCTATTTCTACCacagaatgctcctgcgattcctcCTGATGGCAGAATGGATTTGGATCCATCATTTCCTGGGCCTATTTCAATCACTCCTGACAGACAGATTAGCCCATTGTTTTCAGATCCTTTCTCTCCAAGAGCTGCCAGTAAACTATTCAGTTCAACACATCCAAAGCCTCTCTCCCCAACTGAAGGTAGAAAAGACAGGTTTTCATCTGTCCTTACTGCTGTTTCTCCACGTACTGGCAAGAGGGACATACTGTCAAAAACACCAAAAGTAGCTTCACCAAAAGCTGAAGCCAAGACAAAATTGGTTAATGACCTTATAGCTGAAGACCAGGATAGTGGTGTTGCTGAGATCCCTcagaaggtagagatgcaaacagaCATACTGTGGTCACAAGCTAACACGCAAAACGCCAATGCTCTGGCAGAACCAATTATTTCACATCCTCTTGCAGATAGCATGTCTTTAAATTACTCCAGTATGTATGGAGCGGAAGATGACTTCAGGGCACATGTTTCTGGCATCGGTGCAGATATGGATGAGGGAACTCCACCAGATCATGAATGTCTGGTTATTGGAGCTGGATTGCCTATTAGCTCCCCTTTGTCCTATCATGAGGAATATGAGGACCATAGTATTAGTAACAGCACAAATGATGATTGGTTACCAATTGTTATGCCCGCAAAGAAACTAATTTCTGATGAAAACCTGAAAGCAATATTGAG GAAATGGAGGCAGCATGCTGCTGACAAGCGATTACTTAGGGAGCAGAAGAATGCTCTTGCTGTTGCAGCATTGTGTTCTCTATCACTCGGCCCACCAGTTCATAAAAGTACAACG GTGTCTAAGCTAGCAGTCGAAGAACTAGATATTGGCCACGCCTTTAAAGAAAGACAAGCAAGAAAGCAAAGGTCCTGGTCACGGCTAAATGTTTCGGAGTTGTCTGGTCCCATTCTAAATGAAAATAACCCTGATGCTAGATGCCTCTGCTGGAAGTTGCTTGTACTTGTTCCACCGGGTATGGAATCCCAGACCAACAGTTTTGTCTCAAAATGGTTACTTAGAAAGCTCATGGGTTATGGAATCGGAGATATTGGATTGGTTGTTTCTTCAGCAGGCCTATCAATTTGGACAGAGTGGATCAGTTTTCCAAATGCATGTTGTTTGTCTGTTGTTAGGGCCAGCGATCAACAAGTTATTGATAATGATATTGCTAACAGTACAAGCTGTATAGTATTTGTAGTGTCTGAAAGCATTTCATGGGAAATGCAGAAGGAACGGTTTAACAGTCTTTTAGCCTGCATACCAGATGAATCCAATCTtcctcttctgattttcagtggcGATACATATAACGAAGGATATGAGTATGCGTCAAAGTACATCATCAACAGGCTTGGCCTCAATGGTCTTAACAGAGGAAAGATCGGTTCGTCTTTGGTTATTTTTCTTGTTGAAAACTACACAGAAGACCATGCCAATGGTTTCTTTGATGATGACAAACTGCGTGAGGGCCTGAAGTGGCTGGTAAGTAGTTTGCCAGTGCAGCCTGATGTCACTCTTGTGAAGACCCATGAATTGCTTCTGGAATACTTGAATCCACAACTTGAGCTGCTTAACACCCATGTTGCACCTGGAGCTGGTCCTGGCGATTGCATTTCAGTATTCAACAATGCTGTCAATCAACTTGCAGAAGAGATTTTGGCTGCAGCAAACGCAAACTGTAGCCAATGGCCAGCTCCCGAGATTGATCTTCTGGAGAGAACAAGCAATGAGAGGATATATGCAGAAATGTTCTTGCCTAGCATTGGATGGTCTTCGCCATCAAGGATCCAGCCACTGCTTGCAGCCATTAATAGCTGCAAGATTCCAGAGTTCAGTTACGATCTATCTTGGCTAAACCATGGTTCTCACATGGGCAAGCAGATCCAGGATCAGAAGAAGTTACTTGAGGAGTGCTTGGCGAGATACTTGACCGAATCAGCCCGGCTCTTAGATGAAAGCCAGGTGGTCACCGAAGTGAATGTTATGGTGCAGAATTGTGTTGGCCTTGAACTCCAGGATTCGTCTTACTATCTCGCTCCCAGATGGGTGGCGATCTTCCGTCGTATTTACAACTGGAGGCTAGCAAAGCTCTCTACCGGAAAGTTGTCAGAAGCTTATGTTCTGACTCAGCACCTGTATCAGGCTCCTGCAGCAGCTGGCTCAAATGGTACCACACAAGGGCTTACTGCTAACACCGCCAGCAGTGATGCTGTGGATCACATCATGATGCCTGCTGTTTCAACCGGCATCACACTAGACGAAATCATCGAGATCAGTTGTGACCTCAATGTTGTTGATGCGCAGCCCGTAACTCTGCCACCACGACTGCCTGTGCATGTTCATGAAGAACCTCAGGCACTTGCTGATACCAACGGCGTGCTTGGAGTTGATGAAATGTACATACCAAGAAGAGTAGAGTTGGGGGAGGTGATGCCCATCTCGGACGACAAGCTTTCCCGGCTAAGAGTAGAGTTGGGGGAGGCGATGCCCATCAAGACGGACGACAAGCTTTCACGGCTACTGGAGCAGTGCACCAAGCTGCAGGACAGGATCGATGAGACACTTTCCATATACTTTTGA